The genomic interval AGTGCCAGATTGTTAAGATCGATTGCTATGTCAGGATGATCAGTTCCCAACTGCTGCTCGTCAATTTCTAGCGCTCTGAGGAAGAGGGGTTCTGCCTCCGCATAGCGTCCTTGAGATCGGTAGAGGTATGCCAGATTGTTAAGACAGGTTGCGATGGTGGGATGATTGGCTCCCAACTGCTGTTCATCGATTTCCACCGATCTAAGGAAGAGGGGTTCTGCCTCCCCATAACGTCCCTGGGATTGGTAGAGATTTGCTAAGTTATTGAGATCGATTGCCACAGCGGGATGGTTGGCTCCCAAGTGCTGTTCATCAATTTCCAGCGCTCTAAGGAAGAGGGTTTCTGCCTTCCCATAGCGTCCCTGGGATTGGTAGAGATTTGCCAGGTTATTGAGATCGATCGCCACATCGGAATGATTGGGTCCCAACTGCTGTTCACTAATTTCCAGTGCTCTGAGGAAGAGGGGTTCTGCATCCCCATAGCGTCCCTGGGATTTGTAGAGATTTGCCAGATTGTTGAGATGGATTGCCACAGTGGGATGGTTCACTCCCAACTGCTGTTCATCGATTTCCAGCGCTCTGAGGAAGAGGGGTTCTGCATCCCCATAGCGTCCCTGGGATTGATAGAGGAGTGCCAGTTCGTTGAGACTGGTTGCGAGTTTGGTCTGGAGGTCTTGCGTTTCCTGGAGGGCGATCGCCTTCTGATAAGCCTGGATCGCTAAATCTTGCTCCTGAGCATAGTCTGCAAAAGTTCCGGCTTTTAAGCGATCGCCATAAAGTTTCCCCAACTGAACGTATAGACTGGCTAACAGGGGCGATTCTGCATCCTCTACCTCCAGCGCTGCAATTTGTTTCTGCAACTCTTTTGCCTGGTTCTGCGACTCCAGGCTGGAAACCAGGTGTCTGGTATGCTGAATCTCCCGATCGGGAATCGGGTTGGACTGTTCTATAGGTTGGACGGTCAACGGACGTTCAAACTCAAATACGCCACCGCGCCAGCTCCAGAAGTCGGGCGCTTGCAGGGTTAACTCGGCGGCAATTTTTTCGGTCAACCAGAGGACGATCGGAACCTGAAACTCTCGCAGGGCTTCGCGCGTCCATTGCAGGGAGAAGAAAAACCGTTCCCGATCGGATTGGGCATCCTGTAACCGGACTGCCAGCAATCGATCGGCTCCCAGCACTGTAACGATAGCGGGTTGTCCCAATTGCAAGGGGGTTTCCCGGTTGACCAGTTCCGCCATTGCCTGTCGCAGGCTAATTTGCTCCCGTGTTAACTCCAGCCGATAGCAGGCAACCCCCTGGGTAGAAAATTCGGTTTCGTATGCCTGAATTAACTCATCCCGCAAACCCAGATTGTCGCAGATGCCAATCAACAGATTTAACTGGTTCAGGCTGGCTTGCAGTGCCAGCACCAGGCGGCGCAGGTTGCGTCGGTTGTCTGCTTCAAATACGTCTGGTTGAGGATCGATTGCCGTCATGCTACTGAATCAAATGCTTACGCTTCAGCAAATCCGCCACGATCGGATGCACGTCGTACCAGAGATCATCGTTCAGATACTCCAGCACATACAACCCATGCAATAGATCGAGAAATTCCTTGCTCTCCGTATCGGCTGTTGCCTGGGTTTGATACACCTCCACCAGCATGGAATAGAACTTGGTGCCCAGGGGACGGGCAAAATCGTTGCGTAAATTGCGCAGGGCCAGGGTCAGAATCCCATCGTCAATCTTGATCGATTGCCGTTCTGGTTCACTCTCTAGCAACACCATCGATTCCGTACAGCATTCCCGTGCCATGCGCACCAACTCTCGCATCACCCCCCCACTTTTGAGCACAATTTGTTGTGCCGTTTCGGGTTCAATCAGGTCAGATGGCACGCGTTTCTTCAGCACTTCCAAAAAAACATTGACGGTTTTTTCAATCGGTGGGGCGTTGTCTGTGCGGCAGTCCTCCTTCGAGAAAAATTTTGCCACGGGAAACTGCTGCACCCGCACCACTCCTTCCGAATTCAACACCCCAATCAACGCAGGTTCACGAATCGCCGAAATAGGGATGGTGAAAACGATCCGAAAACCGGGGGCAAACAACGATTTGATGTTCTTTAGGTAAATGGATTCCACCAGTGCCAGATCGAGTTTGTCCAGATCATCAATGATCACCAGAACGGGCTTTTTCACCGCCGTCTGGATCAGTGCAGCAATCTGATTAATCTTGTCTACCAGTTCGGAAATACGGTACTGGTAGGTGGTTTTAATTTCTTCCCGAAAGGTTTCTTCCTGCTTGAGCTTGGCAGTCAATACCTGAAAGAAATTTCCCCCAGCGGCAAGTTCAGATTTCAAATCCTTACTGGCAGTGGTACTTTTGGTTGTCGTAAACCACTCCAACAGCGACTTCTGAGTTGCCGGAGGAATTTCGACCTGCGCCTGGGTTGCCTTGCTTAAGAGCATGAGGGCGATCGCATACAGAATATTGACATGATTCACATCCGACATCTCAATCATGTCTGAGATCGAAAAGAACACGGTGAAATGATGCGGCTGCATCTCGATCGAGAATCGTTTCAGCAGTGTCGATTTGCCGCACCCTCGATGTCCGGCAAAGACCAGCTTGCCATCTTTGGTCGCAGCTTCGGTTTCCCGCTTGAGCCGAATCAATACCTCAGTCCCATATTCCACACGGAATTTGTCGATTTCTTCGGCTGTAATCAGCGGAAACAAATCAAGGTCACGGTAAGCCTGTTGAAGTCTGGACAGCAGTGCTTGATCCATGCAAGGGGTAGGAGATGAAGAGACTGATCACTCTCATGGTACAGAAGTCTATGCAATTGTTGTAGGTGTCAGGTGTCAGGTGTCAGGTGTCAGGGAATTAAGTAACGCTATGTGCAGCTTGAAAGCTGAGATCCTCGGTTTCTCGTTGAAATTGATTCGATTCACCGGATGGCTTTGACAGAAACCGGGGATCTGAGAATAGGCGCACATCGGATTAAGCTCTAAACCTCTAATCCTGAATTCTTCTTTGCAGGGCTTTGAGTTTGCCCGATCGACCAGAAATGGTCGCTGAGTTTGGCTCAATTTCCACAAACAGCTTGCCAGAGAAGGTATTGCTCCAACCGGGACGCTCGTAAATGGTGGTTTCCGCCAGTTTGGCTTTCTCCTCATAGCCGAGCTGGGACAGGGCATCCTTTAGCTTTTGGATAAACGCCCGTTTATTTGTGAACGGGACTGAAATGGTTGTGTGGCGATTAAAATAAGCGCCGCTCAGTCCTGCCAGTAACCCCGCTAAAATACTCGCCTGGTAGGGATCGCCCGTTGCCAAACTGGCTCCAGTTTGCTGCGAGATGACGATCGCGCCAATCAGCGTCGTTCCCACAAAGTAGTAGAGAAACGTTGGCAGAAAACCCGGTCCCTTTTGCATAACCTTTTCCTGAAAGGATGTTTTAACTGTTTCCGCTCCACAGTTTATAACCCCACAGTCTATCGTCAACTGGTTAAAGTCCAAGCACAAAGTCAAACAACTGATGAGCCATTTGGAGCTTACTGCATGGCTCGATCGCCTGCTTGCGTCCATTGCGATCCAGCAAAATCGCCTGGTTCAGATCACTTCCAAAGCCGCTGTTGGGTTGATCAATCGGGTTGGCAGCGATCGCATCCAGCTTTTTCCGTTGCAACTTTTCCAACGCTGGGGTCTCGATATCCCCATCCTGGGCGGCAAACCCAATTAACTTTTGGTGGGGTTGTTTCAGGGTTGCCAGTTTTGCCGCAATATCGGGCACAGGTTCCAGAGGCAGCGTTTCAGGTAGTGCCGATTTGGGCAGTTTCTCTGCGTGGTAGCTGGCTGGTTTCACATCTGCAACGGCTGCCGCCATCACCGTCCAATCCGCATGGGGAAAAAAATCGAGTAGAGCCTGCTGCATCTCGTTTGCACTGGTAACTGCAATTGCCCGTACCCCCTGTAGCTCCGCAATTAATCGCGGCTCTAGGGGAGCATGCACCAGAGTGACACCTGCCCCGCGATGGGTAGCTGCCTCCGCCAGCGCAATTCCCATTTTCCCGGTAGAAGGATTTCCGATGAAACGTACCGGATCAAGGTATTCCCGTGTTCCACCTGCACTAATCAGCACCTGCTTTCCTGCCAGGTCACGCTGTCCCTGGGTATGGAGCAAGGAAAGAATGTGGGGCAGAATGCTTGCGGGTTCTGCCATACGTCCCATCCCCACCCGATCGCACGCCAAAATTCCTGCCCCCGGACCAACGGCATGAAAGCGCGGGTCAGTTTGAATTTGCTGCCAGTTGCGCTGAACCGATCGCTGTTCCCACATATCTGTATTCATTGCAGGTGCCAGCAGCACCGGACAGGTCGAAGCCAGAACCGTATTCGTCAGCAAGTTATCTGCCATGCCGTAGACCAGCTTTGCCAGGGTGTTAGCGGTCAGTGGTGCAATCACCAACACCTCTGCCCATTCACCCAACTCAATGTGAAGCGGACGGGCATGAATTGGCTGCCAGAAGGACTGGTCGGTATAGACCGGATGACGGCACAGGGTCGATATAGTTAGCGGGGTAATAAATTCCTGGGCAGAATCGGTTAGAATCGCTCGCACTTCCGCCCCAACCTTTGCCAGGGAGGAAATTACTTCACAAACTTTATAGGCAGCAATGCCACCGCCAATGCCAATTAGAATTCGTTTGCCTGAGAAAAAGGGTGGGGGGTGGGGGGTGGGGGGTGGGGAGAATGCCATAGAAATAGAAAAAAGGCAGAATCAGAAGCGTTTTCTCTTAATTCTGCGTTCTCAATTCATGCCCTGTGCAACCTGGGAGCTGAGATCCCCGGTTTCTCGTTGAATCTGATTCAATTCACCGGATGACTCTGCCAGAAACCGGGGATCTGAGAATAACCGCACAGTGCGTTAATTCTCAATTTCTTCAGGCTTCGTCAAAGGGTTCCATATCCAGCAGATAGAAGTAGGGTTCTGCCAGTTCGGGACGCTGGAACGCGATCGCCCGCAATAGGTGCCAGTCTCTCAGTTCGGCAAAGGTGTCCGGTCTATTCGTCCGCTTCCAGGCGCGCGGCGATCGCTGCCACATCCGCTTCCGTCAAGGTTGAGAAGTTTAGATCAATCAAACTTGCAGTTGTCATAATTCCCGCCCCCTTGACCTGATTTGCAACAGAACTGATGGATTTCCCTGCTCATTCGGTGAATCCACCCCTATTCTATCCTGCTCAGCTGCGCTGGAGGCTGTATTCCCTCACTCATTCCTTCCCAGACAATCCTTCTTTAACAAAAATTTGCATTTGTTCCAGCACAATCGGTTGAATTTCGTGCCCCATGTTGTACTCGTGATACTCAGGTTCCACCCCCAGGGATTGCAAACTTGCTCTTGCCTGGTGAGCGGATACCAAAGGGACAACTTGATCCTGCCTGCCATGCACCATTAACACGGGTGGAAAACTCGAAGTCTGCGGTTGGAGGGGTGCGTGTAAATATCCACTCAACACCATCAACCCTGCCAGTGGAAAATTTAACCCCACATCCAGGGTCATCGCTCCACCCTGGGAAAAGCCCCCCAAAACCGTGTGGGCAAGGGGAACGCCCGTTTGCTCTGGTAAAGATTTCAGGAAATCGATCAACAAATTGCGACTGGTAGAGAGATCGGGGCGATCGCGAAACTCTGGCTTACCTAGAAAGCGATACTCCTCTGGAAATTCGTACCACATCCTTCCCACCGGATTGAACGGGTGGGGAAAGGGGGCATCGGGAAACACAAACTGATACGTGGGCAAATCCAGATAGGGCGCTAACCCCAACAAGTCTTGATAGTTCGCTCCCCAACCATGCAGCAGCACAATTACTCCTGTGGCTGGCTGACCAGAAGCAGGCGGCACCGAAATAGCTTGTAATGTCAACAGCGTTCTCCCAACCGATTTCACTGATACTGATAATAAGGCAGGACTTGGGCGAAGGAAGTTTGCTGTTTAAAAAGGGCAAAAGGCAGAGGGCAAAGATAGGGAAGATGAGGGAGGCGGGAAGAGAAACGAGCTTTTATCCTTTATCCCTTCTTTACACCCTGTTCCCTACAGGAGATTGCAAATTGGAGAAACTTTTGTTGGGGAAAAGTAGTCTAGCTAGAATGCCGGTGGTCGGTGACTCAACATTTAGCCAATCGGGATTGAGATCATGTGCCTGAAATTTGTGCTACTTCTGTCGGGGGCGATCGCGCTTAGCTTTTCTGTCGCTCCGATGTCTACCCTTGCCCAGTCCGATGCTTTCCCTGGCGATGCATCTGCCAATCCAGGCGTTAACTTCAAACTGAATCAGAAACAGCGCGGAGCCATTCAACAATTCAGTAAATTTGCCTTTGACCAGTTCGAAGACCTGCTCACGGGTGGACTTGAATCTGGCAAAGTCACGCCACCCCAACCTTCCCCCCAAACTGAGCAAATGCTGCGCGATTTCGCCAGTGACCTGCGCCCCGATCAGGAACAAATTGCAGAACTTCGCAACCTTCTCGAAACCGCCCGTCAACAATTAGACCAGCAGTTTGAGCAAAAGTAAGGAACTATATGGGCTTAGCATTCGGCAGCGATGCTTTCGACTCCGGCAAAAGTCTCTGCCCGAATGCCAAGCTCTTACGCCTGGAACTGTCGGTACTATTTAATTCGCAATCCTACAGCCGTTTTCATTTGCATTCACCACACCCTACAGCCTACACCCTACGCCCCAATTCACGAGTTGTGGCTGATTGATTTGAGAATCGCTGTAAGAGTTCCAGAGCTACTCTCCCGCGGCAACGGGTTCTGGTAAATAAAGCCGATCTTCACTGGCGTCAAATTCAAACAGTTCAGCGTAGCGTCCCCAGTCTACGGCAGTCGCAAACTGCCGAACTGCCACTTCGCGGGGAAAATGTTCATCCAGCAGATCCAGGAAAAAATCTTCTCGCATGGAGCCATCTTGCTTCTCCTGCAAAGTTTTCACCATGCTGACAATCATCGGGACATGCTCCAGCACTTGCTGACGAAACAGGTCTTTACTACGCAGAATAGTGGTGGTGGCAAAGTCACGCCCGATTTCAGTCAAATGCACATCTCCCTGAAACACTTCAGCAAAACCCAACATGACTGCTGCGTCCAAAATTGGCAACAGGTCATCCACTTCAAGCTGAAGTCGCTCCGCCAGGCGGGGAATATCGTCGGTGCCTTCGGGCTGATCCACAATTAACTCCAGTAAACCGCTGATTCCACCAGAGCGGGCATGGGGCAGCACCTGGGCATAGGGAGAACGGGGAACTGAAGGCGCAACTTTGGGAGAAGCAACTGCCCCGGATGTAACTTCGACATCGGGGTTGGTCATAACGGTGTAAATGTAGTCCACCAGGGTTTTGAAGCGATCGCTGTTGCGATCGTGCGATCGGGGGAGGTCGATCATTAACTCCCCCCGAATCCGTCCTGGATTTGCGCCCAGGATAATCACCCGATCGGCAAGAAATACGGCTTCTTCAATGTTGTGGGTAACAATCACAATACTTCTTGAGGGGAAGGTGCCTGCATTCCACAAATCGTCAATTTCTCCCCGCAGGTTTTCGGAAGTCAGCACATCCAAGGCACTAAAGGGTTCATCCATAAATAGCACCTTGGGTTCCATCACAAATGCTCTGGCAAATCCGACCCGTTGCCGCATTCCTCCCGACAATTCCTTGGGATAGGCACTCTCAAAGCCGTCTAAGCCTACCAGGTCGATCGCCTTCAGTGCCCGTTGGCGACGCTCTTTGCGTTCCACTCCCTGGGCTTCCAAACCCACTTCCACATTTTCTTGAACGGTCAACCAGGGTAACAACGCAAAACTCTGAAACACCATCGAAACGTCTTTGTTGGAGCCATTTAGCCGCTTGCCGTTACTGACCACCTGCCCTTTGCTGGGGGGAATTAAGCCCGCCATAATCCGCAGGAGGGTGCTTTTTCCACTGCCACTCCGTCCCAGCAGGGCTAACACTTCGCCTGATTTAACACTCAGATTAATGTCTTGCAGGACGGTGAACTCTCCCTTTCCTTCTGGCAAGGGAAAACTTTTACAGACCTGCTCGGTCATGATCAATCGATCGGTTGCGGTAGATGTTGCCGTCATGATCGCATCGCTCCTCACAGATGGTACTTGGTTTCCGCCAGGTGATACAGTCGCCGCCAAAACAGACGATTAATCCCCACAACAAACAGGCTCATCATGCCAATTCCCAGGGTGATGCGGGGCCAATCGCCTTTTTCCGTTGCCTCTGCAATGTAAGCCCCCAGTCCACTGGCAATCAGGGTTGTTTGTCCCCAGGAGACCACTTCTGACACGATGCTGGCGTTCCAGGCTCCACCGCTGGCAGTAATGCCACCTGTCACCCAGGCAGAGAAGATGCCAGGAATAATCAACTTTTGCCAGAGTTTCCACCCCCGCAATCCAACGTCGGTTGCCATTTCGCGCAAATCTGTGGGAATGCTCATGGCTCCAGCGATCGAGTTAAACAAAATGTACCATTGGGCACCCAGTGCCATCAGCAAAATGCTGCCCCAATTGATACTGATGTGGGAGTTGATGAAAAAGAGGGTGGCAAAGGGGAAGATAAAGTTTGCCGGGAAGGAGGCAAGAAATTGGGCAACAGGTTGAAACAGGCGGGCGATTTTGGGATTAAATCCGATCGCCACCCCAATGGGAGTCCAAATCAGGGTGGCAAACACCAGCAGAACAATCACGCGCAACAGGGTCAACGCTCCCAGCCCAAAGGTTTTGAACACCTCCTCCAGCCCAACCGTTGTCAGAATGAAGTGAACTCCAACCAGCAGGAGTGCCCCAATGATTCCCAGCATCACGAAGGTGTAGAGGCGATCGCTCACTGCCTGGGAGGGGGTAGCAGATCCACTGGGGGAAGGTGGTGGCATCAGGCGAGACAGCCAAAGATTCACCTGTTCTCCGACAGGCGTTAGCAGGCGTCCCACCAGGCGGGGCAACCGGGCTGCTTTCAATAAATCGTAGACCCAGGATTCGGGAGCATCTGCGGCAGCGCTCTGCTCCAGGCGAAACTTGTCAGACCAGGCAATCAGGGGTCGCCAAAAAAGCTGATCCACCAGCAGGATGACGATCGCCATCGCCAAAATTGCCCATCCCAGAGCAGGCAGGTTTTTTTGCCCGACCGCTTCTGCCACATAGGAGCCAATTCCGGGCAGGGTGTACTGTTTGTTCAACACACTGATGGCTTCGCTGGCAGCAACAAAAAACCAGCCTCCCCCAAAGCTCATCATCGCGTTCCAGACCAAACCAATCATTGCCGAGGGAACTTCCAGTTTGGTGAATCGCTGCCAGCGCGATAGTCGGTACAGCGTTGCTGCCTCATCCAACTCATGCGGCACCATCTTGAGCGACTGGTAAAACGAGAAGGTCATGTTCCATACCTGACTGGTAAAAATCGCAAAAATGGATGCGGCTTCCAATCCCAGCAGGCTTCCGGGAAACAGGGCAATAAAGCCCGTCACCGTAATTGACAAAAACCCCAATACGGGAACCGATTGCAAAATGTCGAGCAACGGCACCAAAACTTTTTCGGCGCGCCGACTGTAGGCGGCAACATAGCCATAAACCAGGGTGAACACCGTTGAGAAAAATAGCCCGATAAACATCCGCAGGGTCGATCGCCCCGCGTAATAGGGCAAATTCCACGGATCAAGCGTGACACCCGGAACATCCTCAGGGGGTCTAAAGCTGACCAGTGTTCCCGCCCCAACCTGGGCAACCAGCGCGATTAGCAGCAGTGTGCCCAGAATTACCGCCACATCAGCCAGACCAAAGGGAAACCGTTGCAGCGCTTCACGGGAAGGAAAGGTTTGCTTCAGCATCGATAGCAATCTTGGATTTTGAAATTTATAGCGAAAGGCAGAAGGCAGGAAAGCAGGGCAATGGTTGAACCCTAAACGCTGAAGGTTAAGGCTAAGTAAACAGGGGATGGAGAAGGGTTGGGGGCTAAGGGCGTTTATTCTTATATCTTTTATCCTTTTTCTACCACCTACCACCTACCACCTAGCACCTACGAAGCTGGCAGCCGTAAAACATTCAGGCTAAACGTAATCAAGGAGAGGAACAGAATAAACCCGATCGAATCCAGCAGGGTAGTCACTAAAGGGCCGCTGACCAGGGCAGGATCGAGCTTCAGACGTTTAAGTGCCATGGGTAGGAGGGTTCCCAGGGTAACTGCAACAACCGTATTGGTTGCCATCACCAAACCTGCAACGATCGCCACCCAGCGCGTGCTTGCCGGAGTCCAGATCAATGACAGGAGAATCATTGTGCTGCCCAATGCCAGGGCTGTCACCACACCCGCCAGAAGTTCCTTGCGCAGAATTCTGAGGGTATCGAGCGGAGTGACTTCGCCAACACCGAGGGAACGGATGGTTACGGTGAGTGCCTGAATCCCCACCGTACCCCCCGTATTTGAAAACAGCGGCATAATTACAGCGAGCACAGGCACAAGCGAAATCGTTTTCTGAAAGGGAGCGATCGCGCTGGAGGCTCCGATATATAGAGCCATGATCCCGACCAGCCAGGGCAGGCGATTTTGAATCTTTTGCAAGGGATGGGAGAGGGACGACTCATCCCCACCGCCAACCCCGGCAATCCTTTGAATGTCCTCTGTGGCTTCTTCTTCCAGGATGTCTACCACATCATCAATGGTGACAATTCCCACCAGACGGTCTTCCCGGTCTACTACGGGTAACGCCAGCAGATCGTAGCGCTTCATCAATTGGGCGACTTCTTCCTGGGGGGTATCGGTGCGAACCTTAAGGACGCGATCGCTGGCAATATCTCGAATCAGAGCATCGGGCAGCGAAAAAAGGAGTTGCCGCAAAGACACAACCTGTACCAGTTTCCGGTTATCGTCTGTGACGTAGGCATAATAGACCGTTTCCTTATCCCGGTCATTCATGCGAATTTTGCTTAATGCCTGGGAAACCGTCAAACCTTGCCGCAACCGGACATACTCGGTTGTCATCACCCGTCCAGCAGTGCCCTCCGGGTAACCCAAAATGGTTGCTGTTGCCCGTCGTTCTCCTGGGCTGAGTTGCTGGATCAGCCGTCTGACTACGCCCGCAGGCAATTCATCAAACAGCTCTGCCCGGTCATCCGGTCGCATGGCTTCCACAATCTGACAGAGTTGCGCATCATGCAGGGCACCAATCAGTTCTTCTCTGACATCCGGGTCTAGATATTCAAATACGTCCGTTGCCTGGTCTTTGCTTAGTAACCGAAATGCGATCGCCCGCCGCTCTGGGGGTAAGTCGGCGACATAATCGCACACATCAACCGCAGGCATCTGGTTCAGTTCAAGCTTGAGCCGATTCAAGTCGGAAATCACCGACAGCGAAGCACGACCTTCCTGGGTAAGCATAGTGTCTCCTCGATCTCCCCCGCGCTGGAAGACCAAGGTTCACCAGGTTAGGGGAGGCTATTACTGTAAGGGGATGGACCAGTGTCCATGGAATTTATAGAATTCAACATCGCCACCTGAAGGCAGGTATCGCTGTGTTTATGCTACCCCCAAGCGGCTCGATTATTCAATGTATAGAACGGCACTTGACTAAAAAATCATCCGTAATGCATAGGGAATTGGTGAGAGAAATTAAACTACTCCAGGATTTGCGCATCCTAGTAGGGGAAGGAAATTAAACCAGTTTTCAAAGATTTAGGAATGGAAATGAGGAGTTTTCCTGTAGGGCTTAACCGCTTTGGACCGATCGCCTTTTTCCCTGACACTGACTTACTTGATCTGGCTTTGAATGTATCTAAGGATACAACCATAAAATCAAATAAAGTTGATTGAATTGAGGAAGCAAAGTTCTTAAAATATCGAATTAAATGCTTTTAAGTATTTTTTAATGAACAATTTTTATTGAAGTATTTTTTCTGTTTCAAGCCATGCTGTTCAAATGCCGTATTTCTTAATAGACTGCTTGCATTGATTAGGACCATTGCGAGCATGAACACACCCAGCCATGCCGTTGTCAACCTTTCGCTGCTTGCTAGTTGGCAACCCCAAGCAATTTTGCCGATCGTCATTGGGGCAGTCCTGCCCGACGTGCCCATGTTTGTCATGTATTTCTGGGCAAAGCAGGTTCGTCACCAGTCCGATCGCCAGATTTGGACTGAGACCTACTGGACTCCCTTCTGGCAGAACATGACCCATACGTTTCATTCCATTCCGTTGAAGTTGTTGGGCATCGCGATCGCCCATTTGCTGGGCTGGCAACTACTTGAAATCCTCTTTTTAAGTGCGCTGTTGCATTCTCTGGGTGATTTTCCAATCCACAATCACGATGCCCACCGCCACTTTCTGCCGTTCAGCAACTATCGTTTCATCAGTCCCCTTTCCTATTGGGACCCCCGCCACCATAGCCGCATCGTCTCTCTGGTCGAAAAGTTGTTAGTCCTGGTAGCCAGCTTCTACCTATTTCCAATTTTAGATTCCTGGATAGCCAGAACCGCCCTGGTTGCGGTCAACGTCGCCTACTTGAGCGGTTACTTCTCTCGCTCCATTACGCGCAAATGTGTTCAGGCAAAAATTCA from Kovacikia minuta CCNUW1 carries:
- the mgtE gene encoding magnesium transporter produces the protein MLTQEGRASLSVISDLNRLKLELNQMPAVDVCDYVADLPPERRAIAFRLLSKDQATDVFEYLDPDVREELIGALHDAQLCQIVEAMRPDDRAELFDELPAGVVRRLIQQLSPGERRATATILGYPEGTAGRVMTTEYVRLRQGLTVSQALSKIRMNDRDKETVYYAYVTDDNRKLVQVVSLRQLLFSLPDALIRDIASDRVLKVRTDTPQEEVAQLMKRYDLLALPVVDREDRLVGIVTIDDVVDILEEEATEDIQRIAGVGGGDESSLSHPLQKIQNRLPWLVGIMALYIGASSAIAPFQKTISLVPVLAVIMPLFSNTGGTVGIQALTVTIRSLGVGEVTPLDTLRILRKELLAGVVTALALGSTMILLSLIWTPASTRWVAIVAGLVMATNTVVAVTLGTLLPMALKRLKLDPALVSGPLVTTLLDSIGFILFLSLITFSLNVLRLPAS